In Rutidosis leptorrhynchoides isolate AG116_Rl617_1_P2 chromosome 2, CSIRO_AGI_Rlap_v1, whole genome shotgun sequence, one genomic interval encodes:
- the LOC139892072 gene encoding galactan beta-1,4-galactosyltransferase GALS3-like — MVKQKEPSSPPPIETSKNNKMFIGIVWNCAPELKLLLSALLFFCSLITLFQFFPNHLSFSVQDLRHCATLPPPPSTVPPPPPPPLPTTIHDTILPNGIVKRNFNTYGSAAYNFILMSAYRGGADTFAVIGLSSKPLHVFSKPTYTCQWVPHNTTAQNRNITVSGVKILPDWGYGRVYTVVVINCTFPLTAASTPGKLLIHAATSGGDDANFNLTDTIEALTESPASNQLNLKQFTDAPKYDYLYCGSPLYGNLSPQRIREWLAYHIKFFGEKSHFVIHDAGGVHPEVMEVLKPWIEKGFVSVQDIREEERFDGYYHNQFLVVNDCLHRYRFVTKWMFFFDVDEFIFVPKKSTIKSVMDSLSGFTQFTIEQRTMSNKLCYLDDHAGKIYRKWGIEKLVYRDIIKGIRRDRKYAVQPRNVFATGVHMSENTIGKTTHKTEGKIMYYHYHGTISERREPCRQFVNTTEMKLGGTPYMVDKTMSEAAGAVKRFEMRMIGSVLLRTHQ; from the exons ATGGTGAAACAAAAAGAACCATCTTCCCCACCACCAATCGAAACCTCCAAAAACAACAAAATGTTCATCGGAATCGTATGGAATTGTGCCCCTGAGCTCAAACTTTTACTCTCTGCTCTCTTATTCTTTTGTTCCTTAATTACCCTTTTCCAATTCTTCCCTAATCATCTCTCTTTCTCCGTTCAAGATCTCCGTCACTGCGCCACCCTCCCTCCACCACCTTCCACCGTCccacccccaccaccaccaccgcTTCCCACCACCATCCACGACACCATTCTCCCCAACGGCATCGTTAAACGCAACTTCAACACTTACGGCTCCGCCGCCTACAACTTCATCCTCATGTCAGCTTACCGTGGCGGCGCCGACACCTTCGCCGTCATCGGTCTCTCCTCTAAACCCCTCCACGTTTTCTCCAAACCCACTTACACCTGCCAGTGGGTCCCACACAACACCACCGCTCAAAACCGTAACATCACCGTCTCCGGCGTCAAAATCCTCCCTGACTGGGGCTACGGCCGCGTCTACACCGTCGTCGTCATCAACTGCACTTTTCCACTCACCGCCGCATCCACCCCCGGAAAACTACTCATCCACGCCGCCACATCTGGCGGCGACGACGCCAATTTTAACCTCACCGACACCATCGAAGCATTAACCGAATCACCGGCGAGtaatcaattaaacttaaaacaatttACAGATGCTCCAAAATACGATTATTTATACTGTGGGTCCCCATTGTACGGTAACTTAAGTCCACAACGAATTCGTGAATGGTTAGCTTATCACATCAAATTTTTCGGTGAGAAATCGCATTTTGTGATTCATGATGCTGGTGGTGTTCATCCTGAAGTAATGGAGGTTTTAAAACCATGGATTGAAAAAGGGTTTGTGAGTGTACAAGATATACGTGAAGAAGAACGATTTGATGGATATTATCATAATCAATTTTTGGTTGTGAATGATTGTTTGCATAGATATAGGTTTGTTACTAAATGGATGTTTTTTTTCGATGTTGATGAGTTCATTTTTGTTCCGAAAAAGAGTACGATTAAAAGTGTGATGGATTCGTTATCGGGGTTTACGCAGTTTACGATTGAGCAACGAACAATGTCGAATAAGCTTTGTTACCTTGATGATCATGCTGGTAAAATCTACAG GAAATGGGGGATTGAGAAGTTGGTGTACCGGGATATAATAAAAGGTATAAGAAGGGACCGCAAATACGCAGTGCAACCACGCAATGTATTTGCAACGGGAGTACATATGTCGGAAAATACCATAGGGAAAACGACACATAAGACTGAAGGTAAGATAATGTATTACCATTACCACGGGACTATATCTGAAAGGAGAGAGCCGTGTAGACAATTTGTAAATACAACCGAAATGAAGCTTGGTGGAACGCCGTATATGGTTGATAAGACGATGAGTGAGGCGGCTGGAGCCGTTAAACGATTTGAGATGCGAATGATTGGATCGGTTCTCCTTAGAACTCATCAATGA